The Daphnia pulex isolate KAP4 chromosome 3, ASM2113471v1 genome includes a region encoding these proteins:
- the LOC124190009 gene encoding uncharacterized protein LOC124190009, which produces MSSNKGKALKQQKTVAKITVRGGARANSSQNRVENSSPKAGGSSDGHTTSLRQSSRPRKRKAVFGEDNDTIIASKPKSVTRVTKVNKPDTPELGVFEDITASQVVSVLGDPLLTSTQKVHEELRADEHDQDAQPLGTESDLEDPSYNGVNDNSSGSSDTEKYEETRNEENLSDDNNSSGSDEDDYVVHSQRKLTKEGDKGRIEAAPANMNTFNESLLTDKSVSRPQIVLSPEAMQRKFFEMDLNLHT; this is translated from the exons ATGAGTAGTAATAAGGGGAAAGCACTGAAACAACAGAAAACCGTTGCTAAAATCACAGTCAGAGGAGGTGCACGAGCTAATAGTTCACAAAATCGCGTAGAAAATTCTTCTCCTAAAGCTGGTGGTTCTTCTGATGGTCACACAACTTCGCTTAGACAATCGAGccggccaagaaaaagaaaggccGTTTTCGGGGAGGATAATGACACAATAATAGCTTCAAAACCTAAATCTGTTACTCGTGTTACAAAAGTTAACAAACCTGATACCCCTGAACTAG GTGTATTTGAAGATATCACAGCCTCTCAAGTTGTTTCTGTTCTTGGAGATCCTCTTCTTACTAGTACCCAGAAAGTCCATGAAGAGTTACGTGCTGATGAACATGATCAAGATGCTCAGCCTCTTGGAACGGAAAGTGATTTGGAAGATCCAAGCTACAATGGAGTCAACGATAACAGTTCAGGTAGCTCTGATACAGAGAAGTATGAAGAAACCAGGAACGAAGAAAACTTGTCAG ATGACAATAACTCATCCGGATCTGATGAAGATGATTATGTTGTACACAGCCAAAGGAAATTGACCAAGGAGGGAGATAAAGGAAGAATCGAGGCAGCTCCTGCTAACATGAATACTTTCAACGAGAGTTTGCTTACTGATAAGTCTGTGTCACGTCCGCAGATTGTACT TAGCCCAGAAGCCAtgcaaagaaaattttttgagaTGGACCTTAACTTACATACTTAA
- the LOC124189705 gene encoding uncharacterized protein LOC124189705, with the protein MFFTGGSGYIGSPCVVELMELAIWLFLARSLGRLAASGSDSIQLSRVIKEITLTLPRNKSLERIIHYTVAKKLTAKKLNLKNRAEKRPIDNSTSKDSSSSSFRAEKEKSKLQKELLSSVVSAVELISQVESAYKERAS; encoded by the exons ATGTTTTTCACTGGAGGATCTGGGTATATCGGAAGCCCCTGTGTAGTTGAGCTTATGGAACTGGCTATCTGGTTATTTCTTGCGAGAAGTTTGGGAAGATTGGCTGCTTCTGGAAGTGATAGCATTCAGCTAAG CCgagtaataaaagaaataaccttAACATTGCCAAGGAATAAGTCATTGGAAAGAATAATTCACTATACAGTAGCGAAGAAGTTAACG GCGAAGAAGTTAAATCTCAAGAACAGAGCTGAGAAACGCCCAATTGATAATTCTACCAGCAAAGATTCATCAAGTAGTTCATTCAGGGCTGAGAAAGAGAAGTCAAAGTTGCAGAAGGAGCTGTTGTCTTCTGTTGTCTCTGCAGTCGAGCTTATTTCTCAAGTTGAGTCAGCCTACAAAGAAAGG gCCAGTTAA
- the LOC124189751 gene encoding activin receptor type-1-like, whose translation MIYSKALRIFSFSLLVSTCVVSDDDGSSEDLVFSSSLLESMPSFPMGMFEDDEENSLPISGNGTFGIPNLNKHHPKYQCHSCEQPDCSEETICNNAYQCWKSRVRDISGVESVSKGCTTNAEQVVLYCNTLSFDGNGEIQQESSSYAIECCEGNFCNNGTFPMLPTTQYSDNSEDEEYYATVLRLMLAILCPVVILGIVLAVILLMMRHWHRRRMARLTTMEGSQDPDYTYRDELRVTAAGDSTLREVFEHSVTSGSGSGMPLLIQRTLAKQITLGECIGKGRYGEVWRGLWHGESVAVKIFFSRDEASWTRETEIYSTMLFRHENILGYIGSDMTSRNSITQLWLVTHYHPLGSLYDHLNRHSLNHVQLLHLSISAISGILHLHTEIFGTQGKPAIAHRDIKTKNILVRSNGMCVIADFGLAVTHTQTTGEMNVANNPRVGTKRYMSPEVLDQTINMSIFESFRRVDMYAFGLVLWEMCRRTVSSGFVEEYRPPFFDMVPSDPSFEDMRKVVCIDQYRPVIPMHWESDPILSGIWHLMKECWHQNPNVRLPALRLKKSLLKLAMQDPSLNFRLDF comes from the exons ATGATTTATTCAAAGGCACTgcgaatttttagtttttcactGCTTGTATCTACATGCGTTGTCTCTGACGACGACGGTTCCAGTGAAG ATTTAGTTTTTTCAAGCTCTTTACTGGAAAGTATGCCAAGTTTTCCAATGGGTATGtttgaagatgatgaagaaaatagcCTCCCCATATCTGGAAATGGAACATTTGGTATACCTAACTTAAACAAGCATCATCCTAAATATCAATGCCATTCCTGTGAACAGCCAGACTGTTCAGAAGAAACCATTTGCAATAATGCCTACCAG TGTTGGAAATCTCGTGTTCGAGATATTTCTGGGGTTGAATCAGTTTCTAAGGGTTGTACTACAAATGCAGAACAAGTTGTACTTTATTGCAATACTTTGTCATTTGATGGAAATGGAGAAATTCAACAGGAAAGCAGCTCTTATGCCATAGAATGTTGTGAAGGAAATTTTTGTAACAATGGCACTTTTCCCATGCTCCCTACCACTCAATATTCAG ACAACtcagaagatgaagaatacTATGCAACTGTTTTACGCTTAATGCTAGCTATTCTGTGCCCTGTTGTGATTTTGGGCATCGTTCTGGCTGTAATTCTATTAATGATGCGGCATTGGCACAGACGCCGAATGGCTCGGCTCACCACTATGGAAGGTTCGCAAGATCCTGATTACACTTACAGGGATGAGTTACGAGTGACAGCTGCTGGAGACAGTACTTTAAgg gaaGTTTTCGAGCATTCCGTTACATCTGGAAGTGGCTCTGGAATGCCTCTACTTATTCAGAGAACTTTGGCCAAACAG ATTACTCTAGGCGAATGTATCGGAAAAGGACGTTATGGAGAGGTTTGGAGAGGATTGTGGCATGGAGAAAGCGTTGctgttaaaattttcttttctagagaTGAAGCATCATGGACAAGAGAAACAGAGATTTACAG TACAATGTTGTTTCGCCATGAGAATATTTTGGGATACATTGGATCTGACATGACGTCTCGTAATTCTATTACGCAATTGTGGCTCGTTACCCATTATCATCCCTTAGGTTCTCTCTATGACCATCTGAACCGCCATTCGCTTAACCATGTCCAACTGTTGCATTTATCTATATCGGCTATCAGTGGCATTCTCCATCTTCACACTGAGATTTTTGGAACCCAG gGTAAACCTGCAATTGCTCATCGAGAcattaaaacgaaaaatattctGGTCAGATCGAATGGAATGTGCGTTATAGCGGATTTTGGTTTGGCAGTTACTCACACTCAAACAACTGGTGAAATGAATGTTGCCAACAATCCTCGTGTGGGCACTAAACGCTATATGAGCCCTGAAGTGTTGGATCAAAC AATCAATATGAGtatttttgaatcttttcgACGGGTGGACATGTATGCTTTTG GTCTTGTTCTGTGGGAAATGTGCCGACGTACCGTGTCGTCAGGATTTGTTGAGGAATACCGGCCTCCCTTTTTTGATATGGTGCCGTCAGATCCGAGTTTTGAAGATATGCGTAAAGTGGTTTGCATTGACCAGTATCGACCAGTTATTCCTATGCATTGGGAATCAGATCCA ATTCTGTCGGGCATTTGGCACTTAATGAAAGAATGCTGGCACCAAAATCCCAACGTCCGACTCCCCGCACTTCGATTAAAGAAATCTCTGTTGAAACTAGCTATGCAGGATCCATCTCTGAATTTTAGACTTGATTTTTGA
- the LOC124189752 gene encoding queuosine salvage protein-like isoform X1, translating to MVSATWSPVLSVRSSLSGLTGLSPLTTQVHSRPQLSLLSQALKLSGQQFFGILTVPLSKMNPRESAAFIASVSKDVEINPDGIRKIASEISRAIASREFEPSNMMIHSYPLPVTEDVSSIEWLFVADALNFSFWALEENVHYSVELHEKQYTGYMALCAAITKALEADIPITSSQYYATITKEEVDKIFISSTGESIPLLEERWRILQECGKILNEKFDGKFYNCIKQSANSATKLLNLIISNFPSFRDEGVIEGKKVSFYKRAQILVADIWSIFKGKGFGNFTDVDSITMFADYRVPQSLVHFGAMAYSDRLHGLLLANHMFLNGDREEMEIRGCSIHSVELIKEELKSHQVNTTTNSLPMNSAMIDYFLWEYRRRFAQTLAKVPYHKVRCIYY from the exons ATGGTCTCCGCAACATGGTCTCCTGTGCTGTCAGTACGTAGCAGTCTCAGTGGCCTGACTGGCCTCTCACCACTCACCACACAGGTCCACAGCCGTCCACAGCTCTCACTGCTTTCTCAAGCTCTCAAGCTCTCTGGCCAACAATTTTTCGG TATACTAACGGTACCTCTGAGCAAGATGAATCCGAGAGAATCTGCTGCTTTCATTGCTTCTGTGTCAAAGGACGTTGAAATCAATCCAGATGGCATTAGAAAAATTGCATCAGAG ATTTCACGAGCAATCGCTTCACGTGAGTTCGAACCAAGCAATATGATGATCCATTCCTATCCACTGCCTGTTACTGAAGATGTTTCAAGTATTGAATG GTTATTTGTAGCTGATGctctaaatttttcattttgggctTTAGAAGAAAATGTACACTATTCTGTTGAGCTCCACGAAAAACAGTATACTGGTTATATGGCTTTATGCGCTGCGATTACTAAAGCACTGGAG GCTGACATTCCAATAACATCGTCACAATATTATGCCActataacaaaagaagaagtggataaaatatttatttctagcACCGGCGAGTCTATTCCACTTTTAGAAGAGAGATGGAGAATTTTGCAAGAATGTGGGAAAATCCTAAATGAGAAATTTGATGGGAAATTTTATAATTGCATCAAGCAATCGGCAAACAGTGCCACAaagcttttaaatttaattatttcaaacttcCCATCATTTCGAGATGAAGGGGTcattgaaggaaaaaaggttTCCTTTTACAAGCGAGCACAAATTCTTGTTGCCGACATTTGGAGTATATTCAAAGGGAAG GGATTCGGAAATTTTACTGATGTAGATTCCATCACCATGTTTGCAGATTACAGGGTCCCTCAGTCGCTGGTTCATTTTGGGGCAATGGCTTATTCCGATAGACTTCATGGATTGTTATTGGCTAATCATATGTTTTTAAATGGAGATCGGGAAGAAATGGAAATCCGTGGGTGCTCGATTCAC tcGGTGGAATTAATAAAGGAAGAATTAAAATCACATCAGGTTAATACAACGACAAATTCTTTACCAATGAACAg TGCCATGATTGATTATTTCTTGTGGGAATACCGGAGGCGTTTTGCTCAAACTCTTGCCAAAGTTCCCTACCACAAGGTCCGTTGCATATattattaa
- the LOC124189752 gene encoding queuosine salvage protein-like isoform X2 translates to MNPRESAAFIASVSKDVEINPDGIRKIASEISRAIASREFEPSNMMIHSYPLPVTEDVSSIEWLFVADALNFSFWALEENVHYSVELHEKQYTGYMALCAAITKALEADIPITSSQYYATITKEEVDKIFISSTGESIPLLEERWRILQECGKILNEKFDGKFYNCIKQSANSATKLLNLIISNFPSFRDEGVIEGKKVSFYKRAQILVADIWSIFKGKGFGNFTDVDSITMFADYRVPQSLVHFGAMAYSDRLHGLLLANHMFLNGDREEMEIRGCSIHSVELIKEELKSHQVNTTTNSLPMNSAMIDYFLWEYRRRFAQTLAKVPYHKVRCIYY, encoded by the exons ATGAATCCGAGAGAATCTGCTGCTTTCATTGCTTCTGTGTCAAAGGACGTTGAAATCAATCCAGATGGCATTAGAAAAATTGCATCAGAG ATTTCACGAGCAATCGCTTCACGTGAGTTCGAACCAAGCAATATGATGATCCATTCCTATCCACTGCCTGTTACTGAAGATGTTTCAAGTATTGAATG GTTATTTGTAGCTGATGctctaaatttttcattttgggctTTAGAAGAAAATGTACACTATTCTGTTGAGCTCCACGAAAAACAGTATACTGGTTATATGGCTTTATGCGCTGCGATTACTAAAGCACTGGAG GCTGACATTCCAATAACATCGTCACAATATTATGCCActataacaaaagaagaagtggataaaatatttatttctagcACCGGCGAGTCTATTCCACTTTTAGAAGAGAGATGGAGAATTTTGCAAGAATGTGGGAAAATCCTAAATGAGAAATTTGATGGGAAATTTTATAATTGCATCAAGCAATCGGCAAACAGTGCCACAaagcttttaaatttaattatttcaaacttcCCATCATTTCGAGATGAAGGGGTcattgaaggaaaaaaggttTCCTTTTACAAGCGAGCACAAATTCTTGTTGCCGACATTTGGAGTATATTCAAAGGGAAG GGATTCGGAAATTTTACTGATGTAGATTCCATCACCATGTTTGCAGATTACAGGGTCCCTCAGTCGCTGGTTCATTTTGGGGCAATGGCTTATTCCGATAGACTTCATGGATTGTTATTGGCTAATCATATGTTTTTAAATGGAGATCGGGAAGAAATGGAAATCCGTGGGTGCTCGATTCAC tcGGTGGAATTAATAAAGGAAGAATTAAAATCACATCAGGTTAATACAACGACAAATTCTTTACCAATGAACAg TGCCATGATTGATTATTTCTTGTGGGAATACCGGAGGCGTTTTGCTCAAACTCTTGCCAAAGTTCCCTACCACAAGGTCCGTTGCATATattattaa